The Theileria annulata chromosome 3, complete sequence, *** SEQUENCING IN PROGRESS *** genome has a segment encoding these proteins:
- a CDS encoding uncharacterized protein (note;~Tap-24g11.q1c.C.cand.49 - score = 12.63), which translates to MFNNELDSIIINKLQNSLNIPNTNTNNINTIATVTNSNESNTNSTNKENKKYGIGYKKKLKISSDKLKLLNHIHQSNFKTKKKINKINKINKNNEKNEKKDNITRLDLIFNNQ; encoded by the exons atgtttaataatgaattagattctataataattaataaacttcaaaattcattaaacattccaaatacaaatactaataatattaatactattgcTACTGTAACTAATTCTAATGAGTCAAATACTAATTCTActaataaagaaaataaaaa gtATGGTATAGGTtataaaaagaaattaaaaatttcatctgataaattaaaattattaaatcatataCATCAATCCAATTTCAAAActaaaaagaaaattaataaaattaataaaattaataaaaataatgaaaagaaTGAGAAAAAAGATAATATAACAAGattagatttaatttttaataatcaaTAA
- a CDS encoding uncharacterized protein (note;~Tap-24g11.q1c.C.cand.48 - score = 32.59): protein MTLTILRVNLTPEITPNLETKIIFKPKSSNQSSKHSITHSTKHTTTQSTTNTSKSPYPTDINGSDCDVLVGDENEIFEIIKTILMEPGGLIAIPTETVYGLAGNIHLENSLLRIFSIKDRPFNDPLIVHVHSFLYALRHLYDVNDVEAFLILFLAEKFAPGPLTIVARKAQSISPLLTNQTDFIAVRCPNNKVTLKLLEFIQVPLAAPSANKFGHISPTCPEHVKNEFPNEDLYILDDGNCTIGIESTIIKLTSNKSTVDRDRDRVYGDGDRDRNRVRDWDNDSDTDSDGVRDSSTLDRDYGSNKSSRSSIDKYDMLQKLIKSNNTSDYHTDLSTGYRNDLSTGYRNILYSTGGNGNIFDLENFKNCRAEIELLRKGSITLQEITNTLSQFPNIQIKDYTNSSTLSSSNISPKTPSTSNISPNTLSPNSLSPMSLSSNTLNPPTLNPTINNINILSDVGSTLYNKLDIQMPGMFKSHYAPLVPTYIIKKIEIQVKKLELHKGTSKNSTLTGDLTYNLNFDYEEVNCSNIIIIDIGNQFRKYSHLFNLYLPLGSNPIEVANKLYTTLRKAESKAIQSTGTGGVGMGTKGPNGTKGPTTGTIRAGTVTEGKGANSTAMECTMGKGANGTKDSTKSPITSPKGSITITKDMNNINCIRIRNKIIAINFGVDNEKLFSAVYDRILKASAGKIIHLHQVENTIKFLLY, encoded by the coding sequence ATGACATTGACTATATTGAGAGTCAATTTGACTCCTGAGATTACTCCTAATCTTGAAACAAAAATCATCTTTAAACCCAAATCTTCAAATCAATCATCCAAACACTCTATAACTCATTCTACCAAACACACTACAACCCAATCTACCACTAATACATCTAAATCTCCATATCCTACTGATATTAATGGATCAGATTGTGATGTATTGGTTGGAgatgaaaatgaaatatttgaaattataaagacGATATTAATGGAGCCGGGAGGTTTGATAGCGATACCAACAGAGACAGTTTATGGATTAGCGGGTAATATACATTTGGAGAACTCATTGTTACGGATATTTAGTATTAAAGACAGACCATTCAATGATCCTTTAATAGTTCATGTACactcatttttatatgCACTGAGACATTTATATGATGTCAACGATGTTGAGGcgtttttaatattatttttagcAGAGAAATTTGCACCAGGACCGTTGACAATTGTAGCACGTAAAGCTCAATCTATTTCACCACTGCTTACAAATCAAACTGATTTCATAGCAGTCAGATGCCCAAACAATAAAGTTACACTCAAATTATTAGAGTTTATACAAGTACCATTAGCAGCACCCAGTGCTAATAAGTTTGGACACATCTCACCAACCTGTCCTGAACATGTCAAAAATGAATTTCCAAATGAAgatttatacattttagATGATGGTAATTGTACAATAGGTATAGAATCcactattattaaattaacttcCAATAAGTCTACAGTAGATAGGGATAGAGATAGGGTTTATGGAGATGGAGATAGGGATAGGAATAGGGTTAGGGATTGGGATAATGATAGTGATACGGATTCAGATGGAGTTAGGGATTCCAGTACTTTAGATAGGGATTATGGATCTAATAAATCTTCAAGAAGTTCTATAGATAAATATGATATgttacaaaaattaattaaatccaATAACACATCAGATTATCATACTGACCTTAGTACGGGTTACCGTAATGACCTTAGTACGGGTTACCGTAATATCCTTTACAGTACAGGTGGTAAtggtaatatatttgatttggagaattttaaaaattgtagAGCTGAAATTGAATTACTACGTAAAGGTTCAATTACATTACAAGAAATTACTAATACACTATCACAATTTCCAAATATTCAAATCAAAGATTATACCAACTCTAGTACACTAAGTTCTAGTAACATTAGTCCTAAAACACCCAGTACTAGTAATATTAGTCCTAATACACTTAGTCCCAATTCACTTAGTCCCATGTCACTCAGTTCCAATACCCTCAATCCCCCTACTCTAAATCCTActatcaataatattaatatattaagtGATGTGGGTAGTAcattgtataataaattggatATACAAATGCCTGGAATGTTTAAATCACATTATGCACCATTGGTACCgacatatataataaagaaGATAGAAATCCAAGTAAAAAAATTGGAGTTACACAAGGGAACAAGTAAAAATAGTACTTTGACAGGTGATTTAACATATAATTTGAACTTTGATTATGAAGAAGTTAATTGTtccaatattattattattgatattGGGAACCAGTTTCGCAAATATTCtcatttattcaatttatatCTACCACTCGGTTCTAACCCAATTGAAGTTGCTAATAAACTTTATACTACATTAAGAAAAGCTGAATCTAAAGCTATTCAATCTACTGGTACTGGAGGTGTTGGTATGGGAACTAAGGGTCCTAATGGTACCAAAGGTCCTACTACAGGTACCATAAGAGCAGGCACCGTAActgagggaaagggagctaattctacagctatggagtgtactatgggaaagggagctaatggtactaaggatagtaCTAAAAGTCCTATTACTAGTCCTAAAGGCTCTATTACTATTACTAAGgatatgaataatataaattgtattcgtattagaaataaaataatagcAATAAATTTTGGAGTAGATAATGAAAAGTTATTTTCAGCAGTATATGACCGAATATTAAAAGCATCAGCTGgtaaaattatacatttacATCAAGTTGAAAATACCATTAAATTTCTcttgtattaa